A genomic stretch from Algoriphagus halophilus includes:
- a CDS encoding nuclear transport factor 2 family protein — protein sequence MKKVLILLIITLISTPWLYAQSPVEQEIKKLSMDKWQWMADKDVAKLENLFDDKAKFVHMSGSWKKERELEIIETGSIWYKNAEVHDTAIEVSGNTAVVWNRITLTAFVRGNDVENEFTVTEVYQKQGDDWKMLVFTFSSVRDTHEIEH from the coding sequence ATGAAAAAGGTATTAATCTTATTAATAATCACACTCATCAGTACTCCTTGGCTCTACGCACAATCGCCTGTTGAGCAGGAAATCAAAAAACTATCTATGGATAAGTGGCAGTGGATGGCTGACAAGGATGTAGCAAAACTGGAAAATCTATTCGATGACAAAGCTAAGTTTGTACATATGAGTGGATCGTGGAAAAAGGAAAGAGAGCTGGAAATTATTGAAACAGGCAGCATCTGGTATAAAAATGCTGAAGTCCACGATACAGCTATTGAGGTTTCAGGAAACACGGCCGTAGTTTGGAACCGAATCACTTTAACTGCTTTCGTAAGAGGAAATGATGTGGAAAATGAATTTACTGTCACCGAAGTCTATCAAAAGCAAGGAGATGATTGGAAAATGCTGGTTTTCACATTTAGTAGTGTAAGGGATACACACGAGATAGAACATTAA
- a CDS encoding flavodoxin family protein, protein MKYFLLSVFLFGSLSCTGHTKSEKNLNTEEIASEKILIVYLTRTKNTKAVAEMIHEQVGGDLVELELINLYPENYQAIVSQVARENETGFLPPLKTKIEDLSSYDIVFVGFPTWGMKLPPPMKSFLSKNDLSGKTVIPFNTNAGYGVGSSFEKVKELCPKSNILEGFSTKGGIERDGVLFVMEGEKEIEVRKEVIKWLEKIGLEILER, encoded by the coding sequence ATGAAATATTTTCTCCTGTCTGTTTTCTTATTCGGTTCACTTAGCTGCACTGGTCATACTAAGTCAGAAAAGAATCTAAATACCGAGGAAATAGCTTCGGAAAAAATCCTAATCGTCTATCTCACAAGAACCAAAAATACCAAGGCTGTCGCAGAGATGATTCATGAACAAGTTGGCGGTGATTTAGTGGAGCTGGAATTAATCAATCTATACCCTGAAAATTATCAAGCCATTGTATCACAAGTTGCCCGGGAAAATGAAACAGGTTTTTTACCGCCTTTGAAAACCAAAATCGAAGATTTGTCTTCCTATGATATTGTTTTTGTAGGCTTTCCTACCTGGGGAATGAAACTCCCTCCTCCTATGAAAAGCTTCCTTTCCAAAAATGATCTAAGCGGGAAAACAGTCATTCCCTTCAATACAAACGCAGGATATGGGGTTGGAAGCAGCTTTGAAAAAGTGAAGGAACTTTGTCCCAAAAGTAACATTTTGGAAGGATTCTCAACGAAAGGCGGCATTGAAAGAGATGGAGTCCTCTTTGTAATGGAAGGGGAAAAAGAAATTGAAGTTCGAAAAGAAGTAATCAAATGGCTGGAGAAAATTGGGCTAGAAATCCTTGAAAGATAA
- a CDS encoding molybdopterin cofactor-binding domain-containing protein, translating to MQTLSSKLSRRSFLKSSALAGGGLMLSFSWLAGCKSSPEELMTLPKEWFRMNGYIRIGDNGLITIMSPNPEGGQNIKTSMPMIVAEELDADWSKVIVEQAPLDTENFTRQFIGGSQAIRVGWTPLRTAGATVRALLVQAAAQSWDVPTSQIKTENGFLIHEASNKKAHYGEVASLAATLPIPEEVPLKSTAEFKLIGTSKKNVDVPKIITGKPLFGIDYKKEGMKIAMIIHPPAFGMKLKSFDASQAKQMPGIVDVFQVKSLQDDYKRTFFDTVQFTDLVAIVGNSTWEVMNAKKVVEIAYEPVESYEEKRDMFGREGSRLVPGGLESNDSQEQKMLEASKNASVQRKDGDPEAAFARASQIIERTYTAPFLVHNCMEPMNFFAHVTGDKVLCAGPLQKPELTEQALSIRLGIPVENIEIEMTRLGGGYGRRSYAHWLIEAAVISQKVNAPIKLIYTREDDMTAGIYRSRYQITYRAALDENNELIGFHINGGGLPENPLHPNRFPAGAVENYLVEGWEVPSNVTTGSFRAPRSNFNASAEQSFLDEVAEAAGKDPLEFRIELLKKAKANPVGENNDYDPDRYMGVLELVKNKSDWGKQENGISRGVSAYFCHNSYAAQVMDLKIENGQVAIQKVITAVDCGIVVNPDAAKNLCEGAVIDGIGTAMFGEQTFEKGVPKNKNFDTYRMIRMKEAPKAIETYFVENHVDPTGLGEPAYPPVFAALANSLYQATGNRMYHQPFSRHISV from the coding sequence ATGCAAACCCTATCCTCAAAACTCAGCAGAAGATCATTCTTAAAGTCATCAGCCCTAGCTGGAGGCGGATTGATGCTCAGCTTTAGCTGGTTGGCTGGTTGTAAATCCAGTCCCGAGGAATTGATGACTTTGCCGAAGGAATGGTTTAGAATGAATGGCTATATCCGGATTGGAGATAATGGATTAATCACCATTATGTCACCCAATCCGGAAGGAGGACAGAACATCAAGACTTCCATGCCGATGATCGTGGCGGAAGAACTGGATGCAGACTGGTCCAAGGTGATCGTTGAACAAGCTCCATTGGACACAGAAAATTTTACCAGACAGTTCATTGGTGGGAGCCAAGCAATAAGGGTGGGTTGGACTCCTCTCAGAACAGCTGGAGCCACAGTAAGAGCTCTTTTAGTACAAGCAGCTGCCCAAAGTTGGGATGTCCCAACTTCACAAATCAAAACAGAAAATGGTTTTTTAATTCACGAAGCAAGTAATAAAAAAGCGCATTATGGCGAAGTGGCCTCTTTGGCTGCTACCCTTCCTATCCCTGAGGAAGTTCCTCTAAAAAGCACAGCTGAATTTAAGCTGATAGGCACTTCCAAGAAGAATGTAGATGTTCCCAAAATCATCACCGGAAAACCACTTTTTGGAATCGACTACAAAAAGGAAGGAATGAAGATCGCCATGATTATCCATCCTCCGGCATTTGGAATGAAATTGAAATCCTTTGACGCGAGTCAGGCCAAACAAATGCCTGGAATTGTGGATGTTTTTCAAGTTAAATCTCTTCAGGATGATTATAAAAGGACATTTTTTGATACCGTTCAATTCACGGATTTAGTGGCTATTGTAGGAAATAGCACCTGGGAAGTGATGAATGCCAAAAAAGTCGTGGAGATAGCATACGAACCGGTGGAATCCTATGAAGAAAAGCGGGATATGTTTGGAAGAGAAGGAAGCAGGCTCGTTCCAGGTGGTCTTGAAAGCAATGACTCACAGGAGCAAAAAATGCTAGAAGCCTCCAAAAATGCCAGCGTTCAAAGGAAAGATGGAGATCCAGAAGCAGCTTTTGCTCGAGCCTCTCAGATCATCGAACGCACATACACCGCTCCTTTTCTGGTTCATAATTGCATGGAGCCCATGAACTTCTTTGCCCATGTAACTGGTGACAAAGTCCTTTGTGCGGGGCCACTTCAAAAGCCTGAACTGACTGAACAGGCACTATCTATTCGATTGGGAATCCCTGTGGAAAACATTGAAATAGAAATGACGCGCTTGGGAGGTGGTTATGGAAGAAGGTCTTATGCCCACTGGTTGATTGAAGCTGCCGTTATATCGCAGAAGGTAAATGCTCCTATTAAGCTAATTTACACCAGAGAAGATGATATGACTGCAGGGATTTACCGCTCCCGTTACCAAATTACTTACCGTGCTGCCTTGGATGAAAACAACGAGTTGATCGGCTTCCATATCAATGGAGGTGGCCTCCCTGAAAATCCCTTACACCCTAATCGTTTTCCAGCGGGGGCAGTAGAGAACTACCTGGTAGAAGGATGGGAAGTTCCTTCCAATGTCACGACCGGTTCATTTCGTGCCCCAAGATCCAACTTCAATGCCTCGGCAGAACAATCGTTCCTGGATGAAGTCGCAGAAGCAGCAGGTAAAGACCCCCTGGAATTCAGAATTGAGCTGTTGAAAAAAGCCAAGGCCAATCCAGTGGGAGAAAACAATGATTACGACCCGGATCGGTATATGGGAGTTTTGGAATTAGTCAAAAACAAGTCCGATTGGGGAAAGCAAGAAAATGGCATTTCCAGGGGCGTATCGGCTTATTTCTGCCATAATAGTTATGCGGCCCAAGTCATGGATTTAAAAATCGAGAATGGTCAAGTCGCCATTCAAAAAGTAATTACCGCTGTGGATTGTGGAATTGTGGTTAACCCGGATGCCGCCAAAAACCTTTGCGAAGGGGCGGTAATTGATGGAATTGGAACAGCCATGTTTGGGGAGCAAACCTTTGAAAAAGGTGTTCCCAAAAACAAAAACTTTGATACCTATCGAATGATACGGATGAAGGAAGCACCAAAAGCCATAGAAACCTATTTTGTGGAAAACCATGTTGATCCTACCGGATTAGGTGAGCCTGCCTACCCTCCTGTCTTTGCAGCCTTGGCCAATTCATTGTATCAGGCCACAGGTAATCGAATGTATCATCAGCCCTTTTCAAGGCATATTTCCGTTTAA
- a CDS encoding LytR/AlgR family response regulator transcription factor, producing the protein MKYKILIVDDEPPARKLLSDYVSKIPDLEMAGTFKNGEEALRFLKENSVDILLLDIRMPLMTGMDLLNELSDKPLTIFITAYEEYAVKGYELDVIDYLVKPVSFERFKKAVNRAIEYLSVQVEAVESPDKLDYFFIKTDTRIVKFLYAEIQAIEAQREYVKFITPTRKVMSLVSLTGIANALPGEFVRIHRSFIINMRHIDEIQANEVVIGKDIYPISRNYREEFFKKLENRKLI; encoded by the coding sequence ATGAAATACAAGATTCTTATTGTGGACGACGAACCACCGGCTAGAAAACTTCTTTCGGACTATGTGTCAAAAATCCCTGATTTGGAAATGGCTGGAACCTTCAAAAATGGGGAAGAGGCTTTAAGATTTTTAAAAGAAAATTCTGTTGACATTCTTTTGCTTGATATCCGGATGCCCTTGATGACAGGGATGGATTTATTGAACGAACTTTCCGATAAACCTTTGACTATTTTTATCACTGCTTATGAGGAATACGCTGTAAAAGGATACGAATTAGATGTGATCGATTATTTAGTGAAACCCGTATCATTTGAGCGTTTTAAAAAGGCGGTTAATCGAGCTATTGAATATTTGTCGGTACAGGTGGAGGCAGTTGAAAGTCCTGATAAGCTCGATTATTTTTTTATCAAGACGGATACCCGAATTGTAAAATTCCTGTATGCTGAAATTCAAGCGATTGAGGCCCAAAGAGAATATGTGAAATTTATAACACCCACCAGAAAAGTCATGTCTCTGGTTTCCCTGACTGGAATTGCCAATGCTTTGCCGGGGGAATTTGTCAGGATCCACCGATCTTTCATTATTAATATGCGACATATTGATGAAATCCAGGCCAATGAGGTAGTGATAGGAAAGGATATTTATCCCATCAGCAGAAATTATAGGGAGGAGTTTTTTAAGAAGCTGGAAAATAGGAAGCTCATTTAA
- a CDS encoding nuclear transport factor 2 family protein — protein MQKTILGIFLLFLTAQFTFAQDVQQKKEIIELSKTKWLWMENKEADKLAELFDDKSVFVHMGGSWGKEREVNIIRSGGIWYKKADIHEVSVEIIDNTAILLNRITLLAEVGGNEVTNPFEVTEVYIKKADGWKLGSLSFTKLMGPADR, from the coding sequence ATGCAAAAGACAATTCTAGGAATCTTTCTTCTTTTTTTAACAGCTCAATTCACATTTGCACAAGATGTGCAACAAAAAAAAGAAATAATCGAATTATCCAAAACCAAATGGCTCTGGATGGAAAATAAGGAAGCTGATAAACTCGCTGAGTTATTTGATGACAAATCTGTGTTCGTTCATATGGGGGGTTCTTGGGGAAAAGAGCGAGAAGTCAATATTATCAGAAGCGGTGGCATTTGGTATAAGAAAGCTGATATCCATGAGGTTTCAGTAGAAATCATTGATAACACCGCCATTTTATTGAACCGGATTACTTTGTTGGCTGAGGTAGGTGGTAATGAAGTGACTAATCCTTTTGAAGTCACCGAAGTTTACATTAAAAAAGCCGATGGTTGGAAATTAGGCTCACTTTCTTTTACCAAATTGATGGGGCCTGCTGATAGATAA
- a CDS encoding 3D domain-containing protein, giving the protein MEVTATAYNSVKEQTSNDPFFTAFGDTLKPGTKVIAISRDLLDSGIHHNMEVTIEGLEGKYKVVDLMNSRWTKKIDIYMGTDISKAKEWGQQKVIISWVPEKENSK; this is encoded by the coding sequence ATGGAAGTTACAGCTACTGCATACAATTCTGTCAAAGAACAAACCTCCAATGATCCCTTTTTTACCGCTTTCGGAGATACTTTAAAGCCTGGAACGAAGGTCATTGCTATTTCAAGAGATCTGCTTGATTCAGGAATTCATCATAACATGGAGGTTACCATAGAAGGATTGGAAGGAAAATATAAAGTCGTGGATCTCATGAATAGTAGGTGGACAAAAAAAATAGACATTTATATGGGCACAGACATCTCTAAAGCAAAAGAATGGGGACAACAAAAGGTCATCATTAGCTGGGTGCCTGAAAAAGAGAATTCAAAATAG
- a CDS encoding sensor histidine kinase — translation MKNNVISRPVFYALHVLFWLCYGAILFASLSNWIESSSEVWQAVVSDVLTSSSIAYLNYYLLLPKLYRKGRYSAYILASIGMVIIIVLLRVNLLGMTHRSVTYTYFIRSVPALGFYLITTVVWFFANLIKAQRNEIELRNSQLATELKFLKLQLSPHFLFNTLNNVYSMAYFKDQNTASAILKLSEMMRHMLYEGQGKFVSLSKEISFMENFIELWRLKLDEKPNIIFKHKGVSDNHQIAHLIFLVFLENAFKHGNTIDGTIEINLHVDAANQLFFTIKNDVIDARKTAEEESGVGLSNVKKRLNLIYPGKHQLKLEQSPTSFNVELTIDLS, via the coding sequence ATGAAGAATAATGTCATTTCGCGACCTGTATTTTATGCACTACATGTCCTTTTCTGGCTTTGTTATGGAGCTATTTTATTTGCTTCTTTAAGTAATTGGATAGAATCTTCCTCTGAGGTTTGGCAAGCAGTTGTTTCAGATGTATTGACCTCTTCTTCGATAGCCTACCTAAACTACTACCTTTTGCTTCCTAAACTTTACAGAAAAGGGAGGTATTCTGCTTACATTTTGGCATCTATTGGGATGGTGATAATAATTGTCTTGCTTAGGGTCAACCTTCTTGGAATGACACATAGATCAGTTACTTATACTTATTTTATCAGGTCAGTTCCTGCGCTAGGTTTTTATTTGATTACCACTGTCGTATGGTTTTTTGCCAATCTGATCAAAGCTCAGCGAAATGAAATTGAACTGCGTAACAGTCAGTTGGCGACAGAATTAAAATTTCTGAAACTTCAGCTAAGCCCTCACTTTTTATTCAACACCTTGAATAATGTTTATTCCATGGCCTATTTCAAGGACCAAAATACGGCTTCTGCGATCCTGAAATTGTCAGAAATGATGCGACATATGTTGTATGAAGGCCAAGGGAAATTTGTCTCATTATCAAAAGAGATAAGTTTTATGGAAAACTTCATCGAACTCTGGCGTCTAAAACTAGACGAAAAGCCAAACATTATTTTCAAACATAAGGGAGTAAGTGACAACCATCAGATTGCCCATTTGATCTTTTTGGTTTTTTTGGAAAATGCCTTTAAGCATGGGAATACAATCGATGGTACAATCGAAATCAATTTGCATGTAGATGCAGCCAATCAATTGTTTTTCACAATAAAAAATGACGTGATCGATGCCCGTAAGACTGCTGAGGAAGAAAGCGGTGTGGGACTGAGCAATGTAAAAAAGAGGTTGAATCTGATCTATCCAGGAAAACATCAATTGAAACTCGAGCAGAGTCCTACCTCATTTAATGTGGAATTAACCATTGACTTGTCATGA
- a CDS encoding helix-turn-helix domain-containing protein, whose protein sequence is MEKAESLEEFYKRKFNWLPEDYKKDFGHFNMFRLEPYYEGKVKSLPYRRRDFYKVMLVKGQSQVHYADRVYEVKKQALSFSNPMIPYKWDNNHVNLEGVYCIFNPHFFAGYGNIQKYEIFHPNGVHVFELSDEEVEEVSPIFEQMNQEFLSEYKYKFDRIRSLILELVHFALKLQPAELQITKKGNASLRIASLFLELLERQFPIDDTHSTIQLRTPGQFAEQLNIHVNHLNRSLKEMTQKSTSQLIADRILQEAKILLTHSSWNVSEIAYALGYTEVTHFNNFFKKHTNLNPTQFRKG, encoded by the coding sequence ATGGAAAAAGCAGAATCCTTGGAAGAGTTTTACAAACGAAAATTCAATTGGTTGCCTGAAGATTATAAAAAGGATTTTGGGCATTTCAATATGTTTCGCCTAGAACCCTATTATGAAGGAAAAGTAAAAAGCTTACCCTATAGAAGGAGGGATTTTTATAAAGTAATGCTGGTTAAAGGACAAAGCCAGGTTCATTATGCGGATCGGGTGTATGAAGTGAAAAAGCAGGCACTCTCTTTTTCAAACCCTATGATTCCCTATAAATGGGATAATAATCATGTGAATTTAGAAGGAGTTTATTGCATCTTTAATCCTCATTTTTTTGCAGGATATGGGAATATTCAAAAGTATGAGATCTTTCATCCCAATGGGGTGCATGTATTTGAATTATCTGATGAAGAAGTAGAGGAGGTATCACCTATTTTCGAGCAAATGAACCAAGAGTTTTTATCTGAATATAAATACAAATTCGACCGCATTCGAAGTTTGATATTAGAGTTGGTTCATTTCGCCTTGAAACTTCAACCAGCAGAACTTCAGATCACAAAAAAAGGCAATGCTTCTTTGCGGATAGCTTCTTTGTTTTTGGAGCTTTTAGAAAGACAATTTCCCATTGATGATACCCATTCCACGATTCAACTCCGTACTCCGGGTCAATTTGCTGAACAATTGAATATCCATGTGAATCATCTCAATAGATCATTGAAAGAGATGACCCAGAAATCTACTTCTCAACTGATTGCAGATAGAATCCTTCAAGAAGCAAAAATTTTACTTACACATAGCTCTTGGAATGTTTCGGAAATAGCGTACGCTCTTGGCTACACGGAAGTGACGCATTTCAACAATTTCTTTAAAAAACATACGAATCTGAATCCTACTCAATTTAGAAAAGGGTGA
- a CDS encoding sulfite exporter TauE/SafE family protein: MLTIEYLPVIFFIIALFYSSVGFGGGSSYLAILSLFFTEFYEIRSTALILNICVVSIGTLIFIKNKVFDFKLFWPFLVSSIPLAYFGAQLRLSQQVFFLILGSSLILSGIAMMLRYIQAKMKSHEFSLVKKLSLGGSVGFLAGVSGIGGGIFLSPTLNLLNWANPRTVASLASVFILVNSISGLIGLTVADTFQLDFQLAWKLVLAVILGGSLGSYLSNKKFNLRILGGLTAVLVVYVGLRLVLMHGFGINI, encoded by the coding sequence ATGCTGACTATCGAATACCTTCCAGTTATATTTTTCATCATAGCATTGTTTTATAGTTCGGTAGGTTTTGGTGGAGGATCTAGTTATTTGGCAATTTTAAGCCTGTTCTTCACTGAATTCTACGAAATTCGATCCACCGCCTTGATTCTGAATATCTGCGTGGTCAGCATTGGAACGCTCATTTTCATCAAAAATAAAGTCTTTGACTTCAAGCTTTTTTGGCCATTCTTGGTTTCCAGCATACCCCTCGCCTACTTTGGGGCACAGCTCAGATTATCCCAGCAAGTATTTTTTCTGATTTTAGGTTCTTCCCTTATTCTATCAGGAATTGCCATGATGCTTCGTTACATCCAAGCTAAAATGAAATCCCATGAATTCTCATTGGTTAAAAAGCTAAGCCTTGGAGGAAGTGTTGGCTTTCTGGCTGGAGTTTCAGGAATTGGAGGAGGAATTTTCCTCAGTCCTACTTTAAATCTGTTGAATTGGGCTAACCCAAGAACCGTCGCTTCTTTAGCTTCAGTTTTTATCTTGGTCAACTCCATATCCGGTTTAATAGGATTGACCGTAGCAGATACTTTTCAATTAGACTTCCAATTAGCCTGGAAGCTGGTCTTGGCGGTAATTTTGGGCGGCAGTTTAGGTTCCTATTTATCCAATAAGAAATTTAACCTTCGAATTTTAGGAGGACTGACTGCGGTTTTAGTGGTTTACGTAGGACTTAGATTAGTCTTGATGCATGGATTTGGCATCAATATTTGA
- a CDS encoding (2Fe-2S)-binding protein, whose product MAIFNLTVNGNSKQVDVDPNTPMLWVLRDHLDLVGTKFGCGIAQCGACTIHMDGTAVRSCQLPVSAAEGAKITTIEGISEKGDHPVQKAWLEHDVPQCGYCQAGQIMTAVALLKDNPSPSDEDIDNAMNGNICRCGTYTRIKAAIKTASQNV is encoded by the coding sequence ATGGCCATATTTAATTTAACTGTTAACGGGAACTCCAAACAAGTAGATGTGGATCCAAACACTCCTATGCTTTGGGTTCTAAGAGACCACCTAGACCTAGTAGGAACCAAATTCGGTTGTGGAATTGCCCAATGTGGTGCCTGTACCATTCACATGGACGGTACGGCAGTCCGTTCTTGCCAACTCCCGGTTTCAGCGGCTGAAGGCGCAAAGATTACCACCATTGAAGGAATATCAGAAAAAGGTGATCATCCGGTTCAAAAAGCATGGTTGGAGCATGATGTCCCACAATGCGGCTATTGTCAGGCTGGACAGATAATGACTGCGGTGGCTTTATTAAAAGATAATCCAAGTCCAAGTGATGAGGATATTGATAATGCTATGAATGGAAACATTTGTCGTTGCGGCACCTATACTCGAATCAAAGCAGCGATTAAAACAGCTTCCCAAAACGTTTAA
- a CDS encoding ABC transporter permease: MIRSFLRISLRNLGRHKTHTLINLVGLGTGIAASIFILLWISDELSFDNFHEKGDRVYSVHINNQQNDGRLDTYGATPAVLKDKLLDDIPEIEHAARYSFETEVLLKEGKDSYQEKGIYADPTFFEIVSFPIVSSKGNNPLNEKYAIAISQNLANRIFQQESPLGKSLTLPNGLEVMVSDVYENVPRNSSLQFDFVLPFDLLLDENPWMQNWQSGGSRTMVLLQEGSKNPNMKLSSLISENCEACTTEPFLFPFHKQRLYSEFEQGKSVGGKIQQIYLFAGVAFLILAMACINFMNLATAKSTSRSKEVGVRKSIGASKQSLVLQFIFESVLLASLASVFALILIQLLLPFFNEVTGKNLELELGSPVLLGGIVGITFLTGLMSGFYPAWLLSRFNPSKVLKGDSSAGLTGAGIRKALVVAQFATSVVLIFGSLILFQQIRFISERNLGFDRENVMAIDQNEGLIKSFPAIKNELQQLTGVSQVAFGGNNIFTVPITSSDLVWAGKSDQEQLNFKVFRCDEGFLPTLSIPLIAGRNFIGKGDSSNYLINRKAIELMGLNLEEAVGTKIEMWNGPGEIIGVTEDFHNDNLKFGIQPLVFMYSENVGNHYFIRLSENQTMQSTLDQIETIFQEYNPDYPFEFSFLNEVFDREYRQEQVIGKLSMAFTVLAVLISGLGLFGLSLFSAEQRAKEIGVRKVLGASVVDLVLMLFRDFGYLVGVGLLLGTPIAWWLADRFLSNYAFHSGIHWSIFILITGFMLLLTLISVGFQSLRAALSNPVDSLHTDG; encoded by the coding sequence ATGATCCGTAGTTTTCTCAGAATTAGTCTAAGGAATTTAGGCCGACATAAAACCCATACCCTAATCAATTTGGTGGGGTTGGGGACAGGTATAGCAGCAAGTATTTTTATCCTTCTTTGGATTTCCGATGAACTATCCTTTGATAATTTTCATGAAAAAGGAGATCGGGTTTATTCAGTTCATATCAATAATCAACAGAATGACGGAAGGTTAGATACCTATGGGGCAACTCCAGCTGTATTAAAAGATAAATTATTGGATGATATACCTGAGATAGAGCATGCCGCTCGATATAGTTTTGAGACTGAGGTATTATTAAAGGAAGGCAAGGACTCATACCAAGAAAAAGGAATATACGCTGATCCTACATTTTTTGAGATAGTAAGCTTTCCAATCGTTTCAAGTAAGGGAAATAACCCTTTAAATGAGAAATACGCCATTGCGATCTCCCAAAATTTGGCAAATCGGATTTTTCAGCAAGAAAGCCCTTTGGGAAAGAGCTTAACGCTTCCTAATGGTTTAGAAGTGATGGTATCGGATGTCTATGAGAATGTACCAAGAAACTCATCTCTTCAATTTGATTTTGTCTTGCCATTTGATTTGTTATTGGATGAAAACCCTTGGATGCAAAATTGGCAAAGTGGAGGCAGTCGAACCATGGTGTTGCTGCAAGAGGGAAGTAAGAATCCAAACATGAAGCTTTCTTCTTTGATTTCCGAGAATTGTGAGGCCTGTACAACTGAACCCTTTTTATTCCCTTTTCATAAACAACGACTATACAGTGAATTTGAGCAAGGGAAATCGGTAGGTGGTAAAATCCAGCAAATTTATCTTTTTGCTGGAGTAGCATTCCTGATTCTGGCGATGGCCTGTATCAATTTTATGAACCTAGCGACTGCTAAATCTACCAGTAGAAGTAAAGAGGTAGGGGTTCGGAAATCCATTGGAGCAAGCAAGCAAAGTCTGGTTTTACAGTTTATTTTTGAATCTGTTTTACTGGCTTCCTTAGCGTCGGTTTTTGCATTGATATTAATTCAGCTTTTACTGCCATTCTTTAATGAGGTCACTGGAAAAAACTTGGAATTGGAATTAGGAAGCCCGGTCTTACTTGGCGGAATAGTTGGTATTACTTTTCTAACAGGTTTGATGTCAGGATTTTATCCGGCCTGGTTACTTTCTCGTTTTAACCCCTCCAAAGTATTGAAAGGGGATAGCAGTGCTGGTTTGACTGGGGCAGGTATAAGAAAAGCCTTGGTGGTAGCTCAGTTTGCCACTTCGGTGGTTTTAATTTTTGGGAGCTTAATTCTCTTTCAGCAAATCAGATTCATCAGTGAGCGGAATTTGGGCTTCGATCGGGAAAATGTAATGGCGATTGATCAAAATGAAGGGTTGATAAAATCCTTTCCTGCGATCAAGAATGAATTGCAACAGCTGACAGGAGTGAGTCAGGTGGCCTTCGGAGGAAATAATATTTTCACGGTGCCTATCACGAGTTCAGATCTGGTATGGGCAGGCAAGTCTGATCAGGAGCAACTCAATTTCAAGGTCTTTCGATGTGATGAAGGATTCCTTCCCACTTTATCCATTCCATTGATTGCTGGAAGGAATTTTATAGGGAAAGGGGATAGCTCCAATTACCTAATCAATCGAAAGGCAATTGAATTAATGGGCCTAAACTTAGAAGAGGCAGTAGGCACCAAAATCGAAATGTGGAATGGGCCGGGAGAAATTATAGGGGTGACAGAGGATTTCCATAATGACAATCTAAAGTTTGGAATACAACCTTTGGTATTTATGTATTCTGAGAATGTAGGGAATCATTACTTTATTCGACTTTCTGAAAATCAAACCATGCAAAGTACCCTGGATCAGATCGAAACTATATTCCAAGAGTATAATCCAGATTACCCATTTGAGTTTTCGTTCCTAAACGAAGTATTTGATCGTGAATATAGACAGGAACAGGTGATTGGGAAGCTATCCATGGCATTTACCGTTCTTGCAGTTCTGATCTCAGGTCTGGGCTTATTTGGCTTGTCCCTATTTTCTGCAGAGCAACGTGCGAAGGAAATCGGTGTACGAAAAGTATTAGGCGCCTCCGTGGTTGATCTGGTTCTGATGCTGTTTCGGGATTTCGGCTATTTGGTGGGGGTAGGCTTATTGCTTGGGACTCCAATTGCTTGGTGGCTGGCAGATCGTTTTCTCTCTAACTATGCCTTCCATAGTGGGATTCATTGGTCAATCTTTATTCTAATTACCGGATTTATGCTGTTATTGACTTTGATCTCTGTGGGATTCCAATCCTTGAGAGCAGCACTTTCCAATCCCGTGGATTCTTTGCATACGGATGGCTAA